From Kiritimatiellia bacterium, one genomic window encodes:
- a CDS encoding metal ABC transporter ATP-binding protein — protein sequence MPVNAIDVQDLSVGYGVGLALEKATWQAREGEFWAVVGPNGAGKTTLLKTLLGLLPPSAGRATVFGEPAGRLRAWSKLGYLSQFAGIAFPRFPATVREVVGMGRLAGHRFPRWLDAQDREAVAETLDRLDIAALASRRIGELSGGQRQRALLARALVNRPRLLLLDEPTLALDPDSRNAFYELLSALNRRDGVTVVLVTHDSATAGRYAARLLYLDRTVVFAGSFSEFCDSPEMTARFGSFAQHTICHQHDGAGGAP from the coding sequence GTGCCCGTGAACGCGATCGACGTCCAGGACCTGTCCGTGGGGTACGGGGTCGGCCTGGCGCTGGAGAAGGCGACCTGGCAGGCGCGGGAGGGCGAATTCTGGGCCGTCGTCGGCCCGAACGGCGCGGGTAAGACGACCCTGCTCAAGACGCTGCTCGGGCTCCTGCCGCCCTCCGCGGGCCGCGCGACCGTTTTCGGTGAGCCCGCCGGCCGGTTGCGGGCCTGGTCGAAACTCGGATACCTCTCCCAGTTCGCCGGCATCGCCTTTCCCCGGTTCCCGGCCACCGTGCGCGAGGTGGTCGGCATGGGGCGCCTCGCGGGCCACCGCTTTCCGCGCTGGCTCGACGCGCAGGACCGCGAGGCGGTCGCGGAGACCCTCGACCGGCTGGACATCGCCGCGCTGGCGTCCCGGCGCATCGGGGAACTGTCCGGCGGCCAGCGACAGCGCGCGCTGCTGGCCCGGGCGCTGGTCAACCGGCCGCGCCTGCTCCTGCTCGACGAACCGACCCTGGCGCTCGACCCGGACAGCCGGAACGCCTTTTACGAACTGCTGTCCGCACTCAACCGGCGGGACGGCGTGACGGTCGTGCTCGTCACCCACGACAGCGCCACGGCGGGCCGGTACGCCGCCCGCCTGCTGTACCTGGACCGCACGGTGGTGTTCGCGGGCAGCTTCTCCGAGTTCTGCGATTCGCCGGAGATGACGGCCCGGTTCGGTTCCTTCGCGCAGCACACCATCTGCCACCAGCACGACGGGGCGGGGGGCGCGCCGTGA
- a CDS encoding family 20 glycosylhydrolase gives MTPQLLPSPRRLRLSGGWRTGRPTLRLEPAAGPPESYTLTIDRDIRIAAPDAAGLLHGQRTLRQLRNQYGARLPRLRIEDAPAFPNRGYSLDISRGRVPTMGTLEALVDRMAALKMNVLQLYIEHAFDFAFDPDIGAGGDPLTAREIRELDRYGRERHIELIPCLACFGHMGKVLSLPRYRALAEIEWPARDWDSATWRQRLRGATLNPRLPESRRLIRNMLDEFLPLFSSPRFNMCGDETYDLGRGANAAYVRRHGLAALYLLHLKFIRSVAREHGKQLMFWGDVMHRHPEAIRRLPRDAVALDWGYERDTDFEKANRFIQAGLETWVCPSTRGYKVVFNEVEEARANIAGYARAGRRLGARGLLVTDWGDVGHFNLPACSLHGMALGAAMGWNPAGDEGRSFDRSFSRHVLGDPSGRAGRLFVEAGATGCARWPALLEGPEEPPVPIGTARRAARREPACRRLARRLAGLRPAAGLRAADVDELALAGEALRLTARRVGLRVAGKNPALMRQRILVWIHELQRFFRRYAKGWKRTSRPAGLQDLARAFRQTGRTWRQWAGKERKP, from the coding sequence ATGACACCGCAATTACTTCCCTCGCCGCGCCGCCTCCGCCTCTCCGGCGGATGGCGGACCGGGCGCCCCACCCTTCGGCTGGAGCCGGCCGCCGGACCGCCCGAAAGCTATACGCTGACCATCGACCGCGACATCCGGATCGCGGCCCCCGACGCGGCCGGCCTGCTCCACGGGCAGCGCACGCTGCGGCAACTCCGGAACCAGTACGGGGCAAGGCTGCCCCGGCTCCGGATCGAGGATGCGCCGGCTTTTCCAAACCGGGGTTACTCGCTGGACATCAGCCGCGGCCGGGTCCCCACCATGGGCACCCTGGAGGCGCTGGTCGACCGCATGGCGGCGCTGAAAATGAACGTGCTGCAGCTGTACATCGAGCACGCGTTCGATTTCGCGTTCGACCCCGACATCGGCGCGGGAGGCGATCCGCTGACCGCGCGGGAAATCCGCGAACTGGACCGGTACGGCCGCGAACGGCACATCGAACTGATCCCCTGCCTGGCCTGCTTCGGCCACATGGGAAAAGTGTTAAGCCTGCCGCGGTACCGCGCGCTGGCCGAGATCGAATGGCCCGCCCGCGACTGGGACAGCGCGACGTGGCGCCAGCGGCTGCGCGGCGCGACGCTGAACCCCCGGCTCCCGGAAAGCCGCCGCCTGATCCGGAACATGCTGGACGAATTCCTGCCCCTCTTCTCCTCGCCGCGCTTCAACATGTGCGGGGACGAAACGTACGATCTCGGCCGGGGCGCCAACGCGGCCTACGTGCGCCGCCACGGCCTGGCCGCCCTCTACCTGCTGCACCTGAAGTTCATCCGGTCGGTGGCCCGGGAGCACGGCAAGCAGCTGATGTTCTGGGGCGACGTGATGCACCGGCACCCGGAGGCGATCCGCCGCCTTCCGCGCGATGCCGTCGCGCTGGACTGGGGCTACGAGCGCGACACGGATTTCGAGAAGGCCAACCGGTTCATCCAGGCAGGCCTCGAGACCTGGGTCTGCCCCTCGACGCGGGGCTACAAGGTGGTGTTCAACGAAGTCGAGGAAGCACGGGCGAACATCGCGGGATATGCCCGGGCAGGCCGGCGCCTCGGCGCACGCGGCCTGCTGGTGACGGACTGGGGCGACGTGGGGCATTTCAACCTGCCGGCCTGCTCCCTGCACGGGATGGCGCTCGGTGCCGCGATGGGATGGAACCCGGCCGGCGACGAGGGCCGGTCCTTCGACCGGTCCTTCTCCCGGCACGTCCTGGGCGATCCTTCCGGCCGCGCCGGCCGCCTCTTCGTGGAGGCCGGCGCCACGGGCTGCGCCCGCTGGCCGGCCCTTTTGGAGGGACCGGAGGAGCCGCCTGTCCCCATCGGGACCGCGCGCCGCGCCGCCCGGCGGGAGCCAGCTTGCCGCCGGCTGGCGCGGCGCCTGGCGGGTCTTCGGCCCGCAGCCGGTCTCCGCGCGGCGGATGTGGACGAACTCGCGCTCGCCGGCGAAGCGCTGCGTCTGACGGCGCGGCGCGTCGGCCTGCGCGTCGCGGGAAAAAATCCGGCTTTGATGCGGCAGCGGATTCTTGTATGGATTCACGAGTTGCAGCGGTTTTTCCGCCGGTATGCGAAAGGCTGGAAGCGGACCTCCCGGCCAGCCGGGCTGCAGGACCTGGCCCGCGCGTTCCGGCAGACGGGCCGCACGTGGCGCCAGTGGGCGGGGAAGGAGCGCAAACCATGA
- a CDS encoding metallophosphoesterase family protein gives MKYALLGDIHANLEALTAVLADAKEQGVTHYACVGDVVGYNANPVECVNLVRELAPTVVRGNHDHYCSHDDNLSGFHPLAADAVDWTRKLLPEEMRLYLRKLKLVAMIESFTLVHSTLDMPEMWGYVFDKLEAEAHFHYQTTAVCFFGHTHVPLAFEKADGVRCGLYTRIQVARGKKYFINVGSVGQPRDGDPRAAYAIYDLVRNQIELRRVAYDFRITQKKILDAGLPGRVAARLAVGR, from the coding sequence ATGAAATACGCCCTATTAGGAGACATACACGCCAACCTAGAGGCGCTGACCGCCGTCCTGGCCGACGCCAAGGAGCAGGGCGTCACGCACTACGCCTGCGTCGGCGACGTGGTCGGCTACAATGCCAACCCGGTGGAGTGCGTCAACCTGGTGCGCGAACTCGCCCCCACCGTGGTCCGCGGCAACCACGACCACTACTGCTCCCACGACGATAACTTGAGCGGATTCCACCCCCTGGCGGCGGACGCGGTGGACTGGACGCGCAAGCTCCTGCCGGAGGAGATGCGGCTGTACCTGCGCAAGCTCAAGCTCGTGGCCATGATCGAGTCCTTCACGCTGGTCCACAGCACCCTGGACATGCCCGAGATGTGGGGCTACGTGTTTGACAAGCTGGAGGCCGAGGCGCATTTCCACTACCAGACCACGGCCGTCTGCTTCTTCGGACACACGCACGTCCCGCTGGCCTTCGAGAAGGCGGACGGGGTGCGGTGCGGCCTCTACACGCGCATCCAGGTCGCGCGCGGCAAGAAGTACTTCATCAACGTCGGGAGCGTGGGGCAACCGCGCGACGGCGATCCCCGGGCCGCCTACGCCATCTACGACCTGGTTCGGAACCAGATCGAGCTGCGCCGCGTGGCGTACGATTTCCGGATCACCCAGAAGAAGATCCTAGACGCCGGGCTGCCCGGCCGGGTGGCCGCCCGACTGGCGGTCGGGCGATGA
- a CDS encoding acylphosphatase produces MKEQVQGGSPAPRRVRVRYEGRVQGVGFRFTAVDLGARFNITGFVRNEVDGSVELVAEGEEPVLRAFLGAIRLSPLRRYITGEEASWSDGSGEFGGFGVKF; encoded by the coding sequence ATGAAAGAGCAAGTCCAGGGCGGCAGTCCGGCGCCGCGGCGGGTCCGCGTCCGCTACGAGGGGCGGGTGCAGGGCGTGGGATTCCGTTTCACCGCGGTGGACCTCGGCGCCCGGTTCAACATCACCGGCTTCGTGCGCAACGAGGTTGACGGGTCCGTCGAACTGGTGGCCGAGGGCGAGGAACCGGTGCTCCGGGCGTTCCTTGGCGCCATCCGCCTTTCACCCCTCCGGCGATACATCACCGGCGAGGAGGCGTCCTGGTCCGACGGGTCGGGCGAGTTCGGCGGGTTCGGGGTCAAGTTCTGA
- a CDS encoding metal ABC transporter permease, translating to MIELLQFGFVQRALVAGVFVALGCGLLGVFLVLRRYAMIGDGLSHFAFGAVGLALLLGWTPLYVALPLVALASLVILYLPDRAALYGDSAIGMISAVGIAAGVLLSSLGGGFNVDLFSFLFGDILSVSRAEARLAVGLAFGVIGMIALFYQELFAVTFDETAARVAGIRTSRINRLLALLTALMVVLGIRVVGTMLVSSLLIFPAVTALQFRRGFKGTLALSAALGTLSVVLGLSLSLLLDTPAGAMIVLVNAALFLAACALAGRSRNP from the coding sequence GTGATCGAACTGCTGCAGTTCGGCTTCGTGCAGCGCGCGCTCGTGGCGGGCGTCTTTGTCGCGCTCGGGTGCGGGCTGCTCGGGGTCTTCCTGGTCCTGCGCCGGTACGCGATGATCGGCGACGGGCTTTCGCATTTCGCGTTCGGCGCCGTCGGCCTGGCCCTGCTCCTCGGCTGGACGCCGCTCTACGTCGCCCTGCCCCTCGTCGCGCTGGCCTCGCTGGTCATCCTGTACCTGCCCGACCGCGCGGCGCTGTACGGCGACTCGGCCATCGGCATGATCTCCGCCGTCGGCATCGCGGCGGGCGTGCTGCTCTCCAGCCTCGGCGGCGGGTTCAACGTGGACCTGTTCAGCTTCCTGTTCGGCGACATTCTCTCCGTCAGCCGCGCGGAGGCCCGCCTGGCCGTCGGCCTGGCCTTCGGCGTGATCGGCATGATCGCGCTGTTCTACCAGGAACTGTTCGCCGTCACCTTCGACGAGACCGCCGCGCGCGTCGCGGGGATCCGGACCTCGCGGATCAATCGCCTGCTGGCCCTGCTGACGGCGCTGATGGTGGTGCTCGGCATCCGGGTGGTGGGCACCATGCTGGTTTCCAGCCTGCTGATCTTCCCGGCCGTCACCGCGCTCCAGTTCCGGCGTGGGTTCAAAGGGACCCTGGCGCTGTCCGCCGCGCTCGGGACGCTGTCCGTCGTGCTCGGCCTCTCGTTGTCGCTGCTGCTCGATACGCCCGCCGGGGCGATGATCGTGCTGGTCAACGCGGCGCTGTTCCTGGCGGCCTGTGCCCTGGCCGGCCGATCCCGGAATCCGTGA
- a CDS encoding zinc ABC transporter substrate-binding protein, with the protein MRMRCQILIGVAAAQLGLGAAGAEPVRVVTTIFPLADWARAVGGDRVEVKPLLPPGVEIHTYSPKPSEVLALHRAGVFIYLGDDLEPWAEDLLDGLPEPRPMVIEAGRGIPRLCGHEEHEAHDGHGHATDPHLWLDPVLAQDIVAAIAEGLAQADPEGRETYLARAAAYRVELQQLHEEIQAGLQTCRHRRILYAGHFAFGYFARRYGLEHVSPYAGFSPNAMPTPSQIAALIVLLRESGQKILFHEELLDPRVGRVIAGETGARLEVLHTAHNLTREQHERGGMTYLSIMRENLAKLRAALECP; encoded by the coding sequence ATGCGCATGCGCTGTCAGATCCTGATCGGCGTGGCGGCGGCACAGCTCGGTCTGGGCGCCGCCGGGGCCGAACCGGTCCGCGTCGTCACCACCATCTTTCCTTTGGCCGACTGGGCCCGCGCTGTCGGCGGCGACCGGGTCGAGGTAAAGCCACTCCTTCCCCCGGGCGTCGAGATCCACACCTATTCGCCCAAGCCGTCCGAGGTCCTCGCCCTGCACCGCGCCGGCGTGTTCATCTATCTCGGCGACGACCTGGAGCCTTGGGCCGAAGACCTGCTGGACGGGCTGCCGGAACCGCGTCCCATGGTGATCGAGGCGGGCCGCGGCATTCCCCGCCTGTGCGGGCACGAGGAGCACGAAGCGCATGATGGACACGGCCATGCGACCGATCCGCATCTCTGGCTCGACCCGGTCCTGGCGCAGGACATCGTGGCCGCCATCGCGGAAGGCCTTGCGCAGGCCGATCCCGAAGGGCGCGAGACCTACCTCGCCCGCGCCGCCGCCTACCGGGTGGAGTTGCAACAGCTCCACGAGGAGATCCAGGCAGGGCTACAGACCTGTCGGCACCGCCGGATTCTCTACGCCGGCCATTTCGCGTTCGGCTATTTCGCCCGGCGGTACGGGTTGGAGCATGTTTCGCCGTACGCCGGATTCTCGCCCAACGCCATGCCGACGCCCTCGCAGATCGCCGCCCTGATCGTCCTCCTGCGCGAGTCCGGCCAGAAGATCCTGTTCCACGAGGAATTGCTCGATCCCCGCGTCGGCCGGGTGATCGCGGGGGAAACGGGCGCCCGGCTGGAGGTCCTGCACACGGCGCACAACCTGACGCGGGAGCAGCATGAACGCGGCGGCATGACGTATCTCTCCATCATGCGGGAGAACCTGGCGAAGCTGCGCGCGGCCCTGGAGTGCCCGTGA
- the lepB gene encoding signal peptidase I has translation MTEPKQPGSLLKRMAVGENVKTTLRRAILLGLFCILLFNYVLLPVRVQGNSMEPTFRDGSWHVATLLSFAARAPRRGEVVVISIAGGRRALYLKRVLGLPGETLHFFNGRLIVDGREVPEPYLAERGNWTLPQVTLEDDEFFVAGDNRSVQLEAHVLGIVKRKKITGGVWR, from the coding sequence ATGACGGAACCGAAACAACCGGGCAGCCTGTTGAAACGCATGGCCGTGGGGGAGAACGTGAAGACCACCCTGCGCCGCGCCATCCTGCTGGGCCTTTTCTGCATCCTGCTGTTCAACTACGTCCTGCTGCCCGTCCGCGTGCAGGGCAACAGCATGGAGCCCACCTTCCGCGACGGCTCCTGGCATGTGGCCACCCTGTTGTCCTTCGCCGCCCGGGCTCCGAGGCGCGGCGAAGTGGTGGTCATCTCCATCGCCGGCGGCCGGCGCGCCCTCTATCTCAAGCGGGTGCTCGGCCTGCCCGGCGAGACTCTCCATTTCTTCAACGGGCGGCTGATCGTGGACGGCCGCGAGGTGCCGGAGCCGTACCTGGCGGAGCGCGGGAACTGGACGCTGCCGCAAGTCACGCTGGAAGACGACGAGTTTTTCGTGGCGGGCGACAATCGCTCCGTCCAGCTCGAAGCCCATGTCCTCGGGATCGTGAAACGCAAGAAGATCACCGGCGGGGTCTGGCGATGA